In Anaerolineales bacterium, one DNA window encodes the following:
- a CDS encoding glycoside hydrolase family 3 N-terminal domain-containing protein — protein MDIERSIGQKLLFAFHGREKPSPEIVNAFKKYHPGGVSLFRSLNMGTLPQIRELNASLQRLAREFDLPPLIIATDQEGGQLMAVGDGTQLPGNMALGAARSKGLARKAGEVLGREMSALGINVNYAPCADVNVNPQNPVVGTRSFGEDPILVGELAAAMIEGIQSQGVAATVKHFPGHGDTASDSHLGLATVPHSMERLGVVELPPFIAALKADVKLVMTAHLGILSVDGPGAPPATLSPNIINGLLRRELGFSGVVITDALDMRAIHQGELLREDALRAAKAGADLLLVTSDPLDQTRVYESLLNAVQTGKFGMDELNASIARIAQLKKWLCGQPPAPELDVIQSAVHKKIADEIAEKSITLVRDHSRLLPIRLESDKRIAVVIPAPQDLTPADTSSYVMPKLADSIHAYHPRVDEFVISLSTNEQEQASIINQAQEYDLIVIGTINAYAEEKQAEFVRSVLQTGIPTIVVSMRLPYDLMAFPEASTFVCVYSILEPSMRAAARALFGHGEMAGHLPVSIPGLYEAGYSSQMV, from the coding sequence GTGGATATCGAACGTTCAATAGGACAAAAACTTTTATTTGCATTCCATGGCAGGGAGAAACCTTCGCCTGAGATCGTAAACGCATTTAAAAAATATCATCCGGGTGGGGTTTCACTTTTTCGAAGTCTGAACATGGGGACTCTTCCCCAGATCAGGGAGTTGAATGCATCGCTTCAACGTCTCGCTCGTGAATTCGACCTGCCTCCATTGATCATCGCCACTGATCAGGAAGGTGGACAATTGATGGCGGTTGGTGATGGCACGCAGCTTCCCGGCAACATGGCGCTCGGCGCAGCGCGCTCCAAGGGACTGGCACGCAAAGCTGGCGAAGTCTTGGGGCGCGAGATGTCCGCCTTGGGGATCAATGTCAATTACGCGCCCTGTGCCGATGTGAACGTCAATCCGCAAAATCCGGTTGTTGGCACGCGGTCCTTTGGCGAAGACCCGATTCTGGTTGGGGAACTGGCTGCCGCCATGATCGAAGGGATTCAATCCCAGGGCGTCGCGGCGACCGTCAAGCATTTTCCCGGTCATGGGGATACTGCCAGCGATTCACATCTCGGACTGGCAACTGTTCCGCACTCGATGGAAAGACTCGGCGTTGTGGAATTGCCCCCGTTCATTGCCGCCCTGAAAGCGGATGTCAAACTGGTGATGACCGCACACCTCGGCATCCTTTCTGTGGATGGTCCCGGCGCTCCTCCAGCCACTTTATCTCCCAATATCATTAATGGATTATTGCGCCGCGAACTTGGTTTTTCCGGCGTTGTCATCACAGATGCATTGGACATGCGCGCCATCCACCAGGGAGAGTTGCTTCGCGAGGATGCGCTCCGCGCTGCAAAAGCAGGCGCCGACCTTCTGCTCGTCACCAGCGATCCATTGGATCAAACACGAGTGTACGAATCCTTGCTGAATGCCGTACAGACAGGTAAATTTGGCATGGACGAATTGAATGCCTCTATTGCCCGAATAGCGCAGTTGAAAAAATGGTTGTGTGGGCAGCCTCCCGCGCCGGAGTTGGATGTGATTCAAAGTGCAGTGCATAAGAAAATTGCAGATGAGATCGCTGAAAAGTCCATTACCCTGGTGCGCGATCACTCTAGGTTGCTGCCGATCAGGCTTGAATCTGATAAAAGGATCGCGGTGGTTATCCCGGCGCCGCAAGACCTCACGCCAGCGGACACTTCCTCATACGTGATGCCAAAACTTGCAGACTCCATCCACGCCTATCATCCTCGTGTGGATGAATTCGTTATTTCTCTATCAACAAATGAGCAGGAACAGGCATCCATTATCAATCAGGCGCAGGAATACGATTTGATCGTAATTGGCACGATCAATGCCTATGCCGAGGAAAAACAGGCGGAGTTCGTCCGCAGTGTATTACAAACTGGCATTCCGACCATTGTGGTTTCCATGCGTCTGCCTTATGATTTAATGGCCTTTCCCGAGGCTTCCACATTTGTTTGTGTGTACAGCATTTTGGAACCGTCCATGCGGGCGGCGGCGCGGGCACTTTTTGGTCACGGGGAGATGGCTGGTCATTTGCCGGTATCAATTCCGGGCCTGTATGAAGCGGGTTATTCATCCCAGATGGTATAG
- a CDS encoding SIS domain-containing protein has translation MTLYSEIFEQPERIKHLLSSHRKTVERIASEIQKRDIQYVFLAARGTSDNAGRYANYLLGALNRLPLALATPSLFTFYKRPPKLKNALVIGVSQSGKSPDIVSVLEEGRRQGCLTLSITNEPRSPLARTSDFVLDIQAGPERAVAATKTYTTQLMSIAMLSAALNGGKSLWEDLSEVPRWMKTALKQDPFIEDTAQRYRYMDQTVVLGRGYNYSTAFEWALKLKELTYIIAEPYSSADFAHGPIAMMESGYPVFAVSPRGQVFISMLEMLTRLRSDIAAELVVISNDKRALGLAQVPLPIPADVPEWLSPLVCILPAQLFAYHLTQAKGYNPEHPRSIRKVTTTR, from the coding sequence ATGACCCTTTATTCTGAAATATTTGAACAGCCTGAAAGAATCAAACATCTATTATCCTCCCATCGGAAAACCGTTGAACGGATTGCGTCTGAGATCCAAAAGCGCGATATTCAATATGTGTTTCTTGCTGCGCGCGGGACTTCTGACAATGCGGGACGATATGCCAATTATCTGCTTGGAGCATTGAACCGACTTCCGCTTGCGCTGGCGACGCCTTCGCTATTCACGTTTTACAAGCGTCCGCCGAAATTGAAAAATGCTCTGGTGATAGGCGTTTCGCAATCGGGCAAATCGCCCGACATTGTCAGCGTATTGGAGGAGGGCAGAAGGCAGGGATGTCTGACGCTTTCCATCACGAACGAACCCCGTTCGCCGCTTGCACGGACCTCGGACTTTGTTCTGGATATTCAGGCGGGTCCTGAGCGGGCAGTTGCCGCGACCAAAACCTATACTACCCAGTTGATGTCGATTGCCATGCTTTCTGCCGCATTGAACGGAGGCAAATCACTATGGGAGGATCTGAGCGAGGTGCCGCGCTGGATGAAAACCGCATTGAAGCAGGATCCCTTCATTGAGGACACCGCCCAGCGTTACCGCTACATGGACCAGACCGTTGTGCTGGGGCGCGGCTATAACTATTCGACTGCATTCGAATGGGCGTTGAAACTAAAAGAACTGACCTATATCATTGCCGAGCCGTATTCGTCCGCTGACTTTGCGCATGGACCAATTGCAATGATGGAGAGTGGATATCCTGTCTTTGCGGTCTCTCCAAGGGGGCAGGTGTTCATTTCGATGCTGGAGATGCTCACGCGCCTGCGTTCGGATATTGCAGCTGAATTGGTCGTGATCTCGAACGACAAGCGTGCGCTGGGGCTGGCACAGGTTCCGCTGCCCATTCCCGCAGATGTGCCTGAATGGCTGTCACCCCTGGTGTGTATTCTCCCGGCACAGTTGTTTGCCTACCATCTCACCCAGGCAAAGGGATATAACCCGGAGCATCCCCGTAGTATCCGCAAGGTGACGACGACACGCTGA